Genomic DNA from Helicoverpa armigera isolate CAAS_96S chromosome 10, ASM3070526v1, whole genome shotgun sequence:
CAATTTAaatgggaactatattttttgtcaccaaaatttatatttgtcatcaagttgtatcacctaataaatagatctatcgccacgaaatattttcgttctcagataaacaaagagtgttcccaggtatgaattatcaaattattgttaatattaggggttaaagtatgaaattgccgttttattctagtaggtttttgaattgccatagagtcttcatggtttgaggttttcgaatggaacttttttcacgtggtttctgtgatgttcttcttttaaaaaatgtgaaacatttgattatcgatgttcaattgtttttgttattcaacttaaacaagaaagatggatactgcgaaaatttgagtaatttttgaatatgagatgacgcggaagtaaacggcagaaacagcccgcaatatcaatgctgcatttgaagaggtgtctgctaaagaacgcgccgtgcgattttggattaaacgctttcgtggtggaaacttcgacttgaagaacgagccatgagaaagaccgcctgacaggtgattaacgagaaattaagagagacggtgaacgccgatcctagtcaaactacccagatacccagccgaacaccgaataatgttgaaaaaattagcagtaaaacagccacgactcatgaatcgaccttcaccgctattgctccatgacaacgcgaggcctcatacagcaaaataaaccgttttaactcttcaggaactgcagttggaaactattcgtcttcctccatattcgccagaccttgctctaacggacgaccatttttttttgtgatttggacaattatctacgtcacaagaagtttcttcccaggaggcagaacaaaattctttcacactgtttgtgcagtctagatcctcagagttctatcgtaaaggcataaatgaccttcttattagatgaccgcaatgtatagataataatggcaactattttgattaaataagtttgttaaaaattaaaaaaaaatacaatttaggttttcagtacaaatcggcaatttcatactttaacccctattataatgtgtaaaatatgagatggattaccaataaaattgtagtgcattacatgaatataaacttcgttcttataataatagttttattacttaaataatagcttggtgctcaaaatggtagatctgtcaccaaataaatcgattaatcgatccctgactgcgactcctttttatttgttattttgtcaccaatacagtagttacattttatttcgttcagttattaaaataatgtattcgttaccaacttaatacatcagtttataattttaatgaaaaaatgttcaaagggaagaggaagggaagggagacaaaggacaatgggcacaaatatatgggacctggtataccccaccaataggaatgtcatatatatcattggataggcctttttatgtagaacaatatttactatgacagctttgctgaaatgtttgtccgttctgagatatagatcaaaaactgtgcaaaagttagaactaagtaatctattgatacctcaagtttttaaaggaaaatctaagtactaataactttaagtcttgtaagtactactgtgcccgttaggatccataattgttactatcatgtagcatttcaaccttttattgtaccaactggatgttgggcgtagtgagaaaccgcaccaataggaaagtcatatatatcattggataggtctttttaactggaacagcatttactatgacagctttgttctattgtttgtccgttctgagatatagataacaaacaatcttaaaactgatgctaatcaatactgtaatctgattttctttcatacaagacttacacttagtagttcttagattttcctttaaaaacttgagttatcaatagattacttagttctaacttttgcacagtttttttttttgatgatgaccaccctacatttttagatcttcatgaaattttatagtgatataatatatgatttattggtgatctctttaaatttgtttgcttaaatactattaggacaaacctattataatacatacaaaaccatttttttgGTACTTGACCCGATATCTCCaagattttcggtaatttattgtggaattgattttatattgtttggtgactacatttggtgacaaatctactattttgagggcaaaccctattatttaagaaacacaaaatgaattaaattggtgacagcttaaatcatacccaatTTAAATTGCATTTGTCCTGAAGGTGTGTTGTGTATATGGGGCATATTCCTCTCAACTAGGCATAGGGCATAAAATGTATGGTTCTATGTAGGAAGATAAGTGTTGCTGGAGAGTTTCTTCTGCTACATTTCGCCAGTAAAAAACAAGGAAAGCAGTGAAGTATGCATGTTTTGTCAGTTACATTTGCTTAAACGATTTGGAGTTTGATTTATTAAAAGATATTGTAGTCTAGTTCTAAGTTACCTGAAAGTATTTTGCCATGCCTTGAATCATGGCGCAATAAGCTTCAGGCTTCTTTGGGTCCATTGATTCGAAAATCTGATCGGCTAGTCCACCAACCcttaaaattgtaacaaaaaaatattattgagaaatttttcaacttctttaatatttattattatgaaaatatgatttattatttaaaaaaaaaacaacaagaaaagtTGCTATGTTAGCACCAAACAGGGGGCCTAATTTcttgaaaaagaaaactaaatacaTACCTCCAAGTAGCAGCCTGTTTATCCCTAATATTAGCAGCAAACCATCTCTCTTCAAGCCACTCCATCGAGTCCGGTTCCCTTTCATTGTAGAAGCACAACAGTTGAAGGAATTCCAGTTTCATTTCCTCACTAACTGATGTGGTGCCTCCAAGCAGTTTGAATATTGTTATTGAGTCATCTATCAGGGCATTCTGTATAGTGTACTTTAAGTCTTCCTCTGTTACCTAGAAGATAATTTATGATTTTCATATATTGTTATTTGCAGTTATAAAAGTAGTTTCTATTTACCAACAATGccttttttatggtttttatttaattagatagGGGCATGGTTCCAAATCTTGTCTAGGTCCCTTTGATATACAGGGAATTGATTTCTACTATGTAAAAGCAGTGGTATAAATACACTACTTACTTTGCTAGCATCATTGTAAATGGGTTTTGGTGAGAATGCCTCAATCTTAGGGTCAGCGTTGAAGTATGGTGTTTTCATTTTGGTTGGTGGGTCCCACTCCCTAGTGGTGAATAGATCTGCATGTTCGTCACGGATCCACGCAGCCGCCTTACGACCAGCCTCGGCTGACAATGCATACGCTCGTTTGCGGAAGTTTGACAGCGGTATTAAGTAGGGATCATCGTGATATCTGGAAATGTTTATGTGACATTTgttgtatgaaataaataatgctaaaaagtgtataaGTAATGGAAAGTTAGAAAGACATTCTGATATAAGAAACTAAACTGCTAACTAACTTTGAATTATTCCACTctgccatttttttattatttattgtgttagtGTTAGAAATGAATGGATTACTTGTAATGTGCGGCTGTTGGATCAGTCCCGACGGTAGCTGCGAGAGCCTGTAGGATGTCGGTCGGCCCTCTCGGTTTGCGCGGAGGAGGAGAGATACCATCACTAGATTTACCGCTCTGAGGAAGCTTCTGTCCTTCCAGAGTGGCCAATGAACGACAAAGGCAAGCTAGCCTTGTCCATTGTCTgcaaataaataggttttatgtaataaatataactttttattagCGATAGCTAACCTCAAACAGTGGAGTACTTACCTCTGAACAACAATGTTCGAATACATTGCTCACTGAATTAAGTTAATTTCTAATTTGTCTCTGTGGTTTAAAAACACAGACTGAGTtactaaaaaggtttttaagAACAGTATTTATCACTATTCACACAACATAACCTAAATCTTAGACGTCAAACTACGACAGACAATGTcagtttttgttttgacatttaaaagtaTCTTCTTGCCATTTTCCAATTCTATAGTTGCAGTTGCCATTGCCAATATTTGCTTTTAAAGCTGTTTTCCGCGGGAGATATTTTCAAGAGACTTTTCCACACAACTGTAAATTAAGTAGTAGTTCCAGAAAAGAGCTATCTTGTGTTTTTATCATAActcattaattattatactgAAACCTTTTAATACTGGAAGTTTAACAGACAGAAACATAGGTATAATACCTACCTGGCGTTACTTTGTGGAAATCCatgacattaaattaaatgaaaggaaaaatatttatgttttaatttcgcTAGACAATCAACAAATTGTCTTAATATATAGCTACTTAATTACTTTCGTATGCTTAAGGTACCATAAAACATGCTTAGgtcagttacaaaataaaaatacataagtaaatgtttaaaattaaaattcaaatgcattcattaaatttttattaaaattacaataaaagtaAGCAACTGATCAAATACATCAACAACAGCAAAGAAAATTGCGTGATATTTACTACAGAGGCTCCATTAATTTCTACGTTTAGAGGTATATTTATGCAAGAAAAGTCAGTACTATTAACACATCGTCCTGCAAGCGGATTAAAAAGCATATCTGTTGGGCATCCAACTAGTCTAGCAGTGCCTAGGCCAGTTAATCCATTCACACAAGCTACAAAAGACGAGCAATCCGTACTTCCTGGGACGGGAAACATTCCAACTCCAACACTACTACAGTTGAAGTTTGAATAACATTTGTAGTTAGTTGAATTGGTACATTGTTGTTCCATGTGACTGTATAAAGATCCCATAGGGCACACAAGCTTGTATTGTGTGAAGTTTGTGAGACCGCCCATGAGACACATTGTGTAGCCTCGACAGTCGTCATTTTCGTCGTTCACGAACCTTCCTCGAGCGGTACATTCAGATGCCTGGCTTACCCCGTGACTTAATCCCTGCAATAAGAAATGATGCCACTTATCAGtaattaaattaggtacctGTTATCTAGAGTTAAGACTTTAACATCTTTGCAGAGGAAGATAACAAGTATGATTATGAGTTGTGATGAAGGTTGTGCACCCTTTTGCCTACACTATCAAAAAACATAGGCTTATGATACTAATTTATTTCAGCTTGATTAACGCTCAACACAGTAAACCAATTGCCAATTGATATGGCCAATTAGGTTCGTTAATGAGACATCATCATTTAAGATTGATTCAAAGGAAATAAGGTTTGGGCACTTAAAGATATCTAAATGCAAAGTTCAGTAGTACCTATAGCAATACCTAAATCAATATTACCAAAATCCAATTAAGTGTTTAGCCTCAAGCAGGGTAAGTAGGCAcagaaagaataataaattatgataggGCTTTACTACTGATAACCGTTAAACTGTTTTATCTTGCTGTAAGTCTTCCatgctgtataaataaataaaatataagtcttaggtacttacaaagaaaattaaaacaataaaacagtaTTTCGATTCCATGTTGCAAAGGTCAAAACACCAATGGATACAATTTATATAAGTGAGCAATAAAATGTCTAGTTTTCTTGCAACTGTTGTATTATTCACGACTGTTCTGTTGTCTGGTGTACTCTGTTTTATGGGTGCTCTGCCAGATAGTTGTGGAAACTAAAGTAGTCGTTACCTCCTGTAGCCGTGAATAGGGGTGAGAATTTCTGTTATCGATAGAATGTTACAGAAGCCAAATTAATGTATGAGGTTGAAATGTGTTCTGTAAAATTGTGTTTGATAGAATCGTCTATGTTAAAATATAGGATGAATTTAAATTAGGCGGAGCGCATCAAAAACTATCGCTCATTCCGGGATCCTATGTGTTCTTTGTGGCAAGAAGGGGTGTCAAAGCACAGAGAACCTAAGTAGATTgtcattaatattatgaaaaaaacaatCTTACTATACTCCTctgtaattatttaatgtaaataggtaAGTTTTGATTGATGCTTAGATTAAgttgagtaggtattatttctgcaaatagaattttatttctgCAATATAAACCatagatacctatttaataaatatagagTATTTTATAGTGTCAGTTATCGATCTCTACAGTGCACCTCTATGTTGTTATGAGATAAAAACGATAGCATTGTTTGATTTCAACTCTCAGTTATCAAGATGGTTATTAAACTTGTTGGCACAAAGATGTCCTCTCATTTAATAGCAGGCGTTAGTTTGATAATTCGGTGAAAAATTATGACAAACAAGTTAGGAATGTTATTTGGCGTAAGTCGGTAGGCATCGTTTCCGGAATAGATATTTGaatgctaaataaaaataattgaaatatctttaataataaataggtacatcgGGATGCTATCACAAACAAATGCACTTACCTACATTTCGAAAGTACTCACTTTAAAGGGGACGAGGGTTTAGAGACTGGAGCACTAACAGCTTCTTGCTTCAAAACTAAGGGCACTTCTGTTGTAACGTCGAGTCTCTTGAAAGATAATATCCAAGCGAGAGGTGAAAGACTAATCTATGGAAAAACTCGTCCGTGATAGCGAAATATGCGATGGTCATTGTTAGAACAAGGTAAAAATACCAAGACACAAAACTGGCGGTCTTCACTGTACAAATAACTTAAGAGAAGTGCATGTAAAGAAGGTGATAACTAAAACTCTTCTCAAGTTCAAGCCTTTGAATCTGTGCTAATCGTTAAACAAATATGGCTAACATTGACATGCTGGACAAATTGCTAGGCAATTTGGGTTAATTGGAGATAGGATTAATTGATCCTGAAGTGAAAAATTCAGGGTCGCTTACTAATAAGCATTTGTCCGGGGTTTCCTCATCCTTTTGGGTATGTACGTTCAGGCACACCTTAATAAACAGTAGCTAGTAACTATCTCTAAGGGATCCCGTTTATAATCATACTAAATAAGATTACCTAAATTGGATTAGGTGGCCGTtgctataaaataaagttttcaacaAACTATTTCGCAATTTTCGCTGTAAAAATGTTGAACTGATGatgaatttaaattgtaattaaatcatCGGTAATATTTCTTCTAGTAAGTACGTCTACTAGAGTTAGACACATGCTGACCTAAATTAGGTCCAAGGAGTAGATAGCTGTAACTTCAATCATCACGCAATTGGAGAAAGAAGCTCTTGGTCCAGCGAGGTCACTTCTTGGAGTTTCAACGTAAATGCGGGATTAAGCACTAATAAACCAATTCAATGTTCATCAAATAGCTTTAGCTGTCTGTTATCTTGACGATTATGTTAATCTCATTTGACCTAATAACTTAACTAACAGTTAGGCATATAAAAGATGGCATTTGAACGAAAATTGCATTCACAAAACAATCATGAAGATCACTATTGCTTTTCTTGTGATTATTGTAAGTTGTTCCtatttagttacataatatTGATTGAATTAGTACTATTTTCTTATCTGATATAATTTGAGAGAGTTTTTGGGGTTTTGTGGAGACGACTTACGCACGAACTCGACTTAAGATGTGCTTGTCCCTTTCCAAATTAACTTGTCTGGAGTTTGGAACGGATTTAATTCAATAGTGCTATGATTGTTACGACCTCTCGGTCGCCAGGTACCTTTATCAATGAGCCATTATTCATTGAAAAATTACTTCTAACCGATTCCTCATTATTTTCTAGAGCCTGTGCTTCGCCTGGCAAGTCTACGCGACTGCCAACTGCACGGCAACGGGCCCTGGGCGTTACAGCGAGCCAACTGATACAGCCTGCAAGAACTACACCCTGTGTGTCTACATCAGTGCCAACAATACATACTTGGCATACAACTATGTGTGTCCCACGACTTCTCTCTTCAACCCTAACGCGGGACTCTGTACCAGTAATTATACTTGTACTACCGCAGCTGGGTAACTGTCGCAAAACCCTAGGATATTTGCCTTGttaaagccatgtattcactgagaaacaattgtctataaacactgtttcagaaacaatatcgacgtgtttctgaaacaaataattttgtttcagaaacatataattgTGTTTCTGTGGACGATGTGGTCGGCagagtttccgaaacattgttgctgtaaacatctgcgtgatgtttcagaaactgtgtatctgaaatattgtttcccagtgaatacatggcttaaataaagtttttagcTCTTGATGAgttcatgtattatttttttaaactaagcagtaatttatgttatgtagtttaAATTATGTTAGTAAAATTGTTACCatagatacctatatattaaaattaatgttttcctGCACTCCCATCAATCAAGTAATGTTTCATGAACTTCTCAGGAATTAAAGTTGAGACGGCGGCATGTCTTGACGTTATGGTTTATTTCATCGCAATCCACCCACAAACTTTAACATTCATAATAAGTATTAGTAAAAATTAATGTAGCGTATAACTGTAAACTACAacttaataaactttttaaaaacgatgtattatttcaattatttacctacattccAAAGTTCCAGCacatattacaattatttatgttattatttattcaagtcaAGAATGCATAAGAAAAAATCTTCTAGTTTTATGATGGTCTAGGAACAATGCAATGGAAACATCGACCTAACCGACTAGATGTATGCCTTCCTAGCaacgcaaaataaatattttgctttatacATAGCTATTTACGCAGAAGGTAACCAAAAGGCGgtcataaaaaaagataaagatgaaaaaaagataaaagtcatttattcaaagtaggctgaaaatcagcatttTTTGAAGGTCCacattacaaaagacagccccgaAGTCCTTCGAAGACGAAGAATAAATTGGCTGGTGAAGTGATGATGACCATTTTTATTAATGGGAAACAGACATATCATATCATCAATACCCTTAAAGGAAGTAGATAGTTTCGGTTAGTAGTTCCATGTTTTAAGGTCTATCGAATATAAACGAGAGTGACTCCATCATTGATACTTGTTGGTATTTTCATGGTATTTTCCTATTCGTAAGAATGACGTTGATATCTAAACACGAATGAATGATCAACGAGTAATAAAGCTTATCTTTAGTGTGTTTAATTGTTGATGTAATGCAGATGGTGTTGTTGATAGTTGCAAACTTATGCTAAGCactttttagagttccgtagaGAATTTCCAATAACGATAAGTAACTATGGCATGTTTTGTATGTTTCCAAAACTGGTGTCAAATTGGAAAGGATTTTTTATCTGAATTGCAATAGGCAATGCAAGATAGCGTTAATCTTACCGATCAATATTTGGAAAAGGTTCCAGTACCTAAGACAACCAAGTGAGATTCAAAAACCCCACACAAACTCACATTTCAGCACTTCAGCGGGTGGCCATGTCAGTAAGGGGAAGAAGAAGGAAGAGACAGTATAACAAATTACCTATGCTTTAGCTATGCCAAttgataaaagtaggtacagcTCGGCAGTAACACCTAATGTTAACCAATATTTGACCACTACAGGAATTAATTTTCATGATAAATAAGATGTGATTTCTGTAGACAATTAAACTgctgaaataattttagtgaAAAGACACCGAGCCTGTACAAATGCGTAGACGATGTGATGTGATCAACGTCATTCTATTATCTTATTCTATTGTTTCGTAGTATTTCGTCTAACACtgccaatttaatatttttgatatggaACATCAAATGATTCAACAACGATCAATGATACAAGGAAATGAGGATGTTTGTAAGATATGGCATTTATAGTCTCAGAAATGAAATATTCAAGGTTTGCCATTTTGGCTGGTTTGCTTTGGGGTAAACGCACTTTTGATGATGATTTGGCtgtccaaataaaattatacaattatgGTAAGGTGCAATAAAGGAAGTGTAGGTGAGGTAGCGTAGGCATTTTGAAGTTTAATCAGAAAAATGTGGCAAGTAAATAAGTTTAGAACTTTAGTTCTTCGTGAAGAAGGAGTCCGGTTTAAGATCAACTGAAAAACCGGCAAAAAATTAAGGAGATCGAGGAAATGGATCAAATCTTCGAGTAACTACTTATTGGGTAGCTGTTACAAGACCAATGTGGCAGGAATTTTCTAATGGGAATCTTTCATTTGCATACAGGTGTGGTTTACCTTACTCAAGTAATGAAGGAGATAATCCAACAATTATGAGATCTGCAGATTACCGTAATCTTGCAATTTACGTATTCAAGTTTACAATACAACGCTTTGGTATATAACCAGAAAGGAGGCTCAAgtttatttacaacacaaaaaatggCGAAACAGATCATTATTATAGTTCTTGTGAGTatccatttaattttttaagtgAAACTGTAATCGTGAAAATTTTACGCCTTATAAAATTTGATGATTCGCTAGCTTTGAAAATGGGCTCGACGTAAAGGCACCTAATGCTTTAAAACTTACTATTCTTATCCCAATGTTATTATCTAGATGCTGTCGGTCTGCGCATGGCAGGCGCACGCCGTCGTCAACTGCACGGCCACCGGCGCCGGTCGTCAAGCCGACCCCGACGACGCGACCTGCAAGAACTACACGCTCTGTGTCTACGTCAGCAGCACCAACAGCTACGTGTCCTACAACTACGTGTGCCCCACTACTTCACTCTTCAGCCCCACCCTCGCCCAGTGCACCTCCACATACACCTGTACTGCCAACACCACCAACACAACCACATCAGTCTGCACCGCCGACGGTTTTATCGCAGACCCCAACTCCTCAAACTGCTCCTCTTACATAGAATGTGTGAACATCAACGGAACTTATACCGAAACCACTTACACCTGCCCTGATACTACTTTCTACAATCCTAATACAACTCTCTGTGATGCTAGTTATAATTGTACGACTACTAGTACCTTCACGTGCACGGCTGCTGGTAGATTTGCCAATACTGATGATACAACGTGTCAGAGTTACTATTACTGCGTACTCCTGGCTAGTGGGGCCTACACGCAGTACAATTATACCTGCCCCAGTACTTCGTTGTTCAACCCCAATAGTGCGCAATGTACGGCAACTTATACTTGTACTAATTGACAGGACTACATCTTATTTCCCATAAATGTGCAATTTTTGTGGTAAACCTTAATattgttaattatattattttattttctgactaATATATTTCATGTGGTACTATTTTTGCCTTTTACTACTAAACTACCGTACAATAGAATCCTTAGCCACGTACTACTATCCTAGCGTACAATAGAATCTTTAGCCACGGAGTGAAAGAAGTTTTAAAACAATCCTTTGCGATTGTTAGGTGATGAtctcaatattatatttattgattacaGAATCTCATGTGATTGAATTTCATATATCGATTGTTGTATAATCCattgtgataaataataatagtgatttgtttgttttatattttttctagttaTAAAAAGGATGCGTACGATTAAACATGAGCTAGTTTACTATTAGCAATACTATGGTAGGGTGTGGTGATGATGGACCGAATCGTCATTCCTttattggtaagtatttttttaatattcattttaagaAGTGATAAGTGAATAGaagaaagaataaaaagaaaaaaaatctactgTTCGCTAGTGTCCAGACTTTGAGTAGATAACTGAAAAATTAATAGCATTGTGTGTTCAGGGACTTTACGTCTATTAAATTCTGTTCGACAAATGAATTGCAGTGGCAAATTACACGCAAAAGATAATTTTCTTGATCCGTGTTAAATAATagtcttattattatttctagttGTTATGCAGCATGTGGGTTGTGCAAGCAGCCGTCGATTGCAGATCAAAAGGTGCTGGTCGATTTGCAGACCCGGATgacgacaaatgtaaaaactacACTCTATGCATTTACGTGAAGACCTCAGACAGCTACCTGGCGTACAACGCCGTCTGTCCGAGCATATCGCTGTTCAACCCTCACGTGTCCAGATGCACTGCGCCTTCGAACTACGTGTGTAACCGGACCATCCCCTTGCCCAACCCTGTGCACGCCACTACTTGTACCTACGACGGGTTCATCGCAGATCCTGAGCCGACCAATTGCACTACTTACATTCAGTGCGTTAAAATCAAAGGTGAATTTACTCAATTGAGGCATCGTTGCCCTCGGACGACGTTCTTCAATCCAAATACGACATTATGTGAGTCAAGTTACACCTGTACCAAGTTTCAGTGTACTACTCCCGGGAGGATAGCTAATTTGGCAGACTTCACCTGTCGAAAGTATTATTACTGTGTGCAATTGTTTAACGGTACTTTTGCTCAGTTTAACTACAGCTGTCCTGAAAATTCATTTTTCAATCCAGCAACTAAATTGTGTACCACACAATATGTGTGCCGGTAAAGGTGttcatgtaaattatatgttttaggttttttttataaaactgtattGGCCCGTGCCTACAAAAAAaggataataaattaatttatcatgtattgtaaataaataaaaatatttctaattctaataaaaatggGAAATGggtccaaaataataataaattaaaattacttaactaTGAATAAGTGCTCGTATTTTATTCAGAGAACCACAAAACTAATGCTGTCGTATATGACTTCACAACTAGAAtatgacataattatattaaaacaatagataTTTACCTACGTACATTAACTATTCTTGACGATGCCATAGCGGTATTTATTAACCATCTACTCCATTTTGTTTTGTCATCCAAGACAATCGCAAGAAAGAAATATCCAGAAGTCAAGGAATCTAAAATGGCTGTAAGAAAAATCGTAGCTGTTTTATGTATTGTAAGTTTTGTGTTGTATTGTAAGTGTGTAAAATTTTGATAATCTAAATAATCTGCAATATGGACAAGACTCAGATATCTGAGGGGCAAGATATGGTCCATTAATCACTTGGGCATCTTTTTCCTAGAAACATGTGTGTAAGTAAAAAATTGCAACATTATAATACTCCATATTTCTTCAAACACATTTTCTTTGTAGGTGTCATTTATTTCCCTCATGGAGGTCCACTGTGCAGTGCAGTGTAAATCAACGGGACCAGGGAGACACGCCGATAAAACAGACACATCTTGCAAAAAATACACTCTTTGCGTCTATGTGAAAGCCACAAACAGCTACCTTTCCTACAGTTACGAATGTCCCGGTACATCCTTGTTTAaccaaaaaacttttaaatgcacATCTAATGGGAATTACGTCTGTCCTAACAAACGCGGTTAGAACCTAAGTAGTGATAGATATTGTATGTTACACGAGTGTTAAAAAAgggaaataataaacaatttatacaaGTTGATCCGTTTTATTTGCAT
This window encodes:
- the LOC110371810 gene encoding uncharacterized protein LOC110371810 gives rise to the protein MAKQIIIIVLMLSVCAWQAHAVVNCTATGAGRQADPDDATCKNYTLCVYVSSTNSYVSYNYVCPTTSLFSPTLAQCTSTYTCTANTTNTTTSVCTADGFIADPNSSNCSSYIECVNINGTYTETTYTCPDTTFYNPNTTLCDASYNCTTTSTFTCTAAGRFANTDDTTCQSYYYCVLLASGAYTQYNYTCPSTSLFNPNSAQCTATYTCTN